In Sporocytophaga myxococcoides DSM 11118, the following are encoded in one genomic region:
- a CDS encoding methyltransferase domain-containing protein, which translates to MSRFLQRSADPEIMDDLEFEGEVLGQTLDEIEFINKWLGGNAVTLDAVKRVIKEGKLQASDSPITISDLGCGGGEMLSLIYKWAQSKSIKVNLIGIDANDYVVNHAAKKVPLHNSISFKKFNVLDNDFRNELFDISTCTLFCHHFEDDVFVDFLKQLRKQTRVAIIINDIHRHWFAYYSIKYLTGLFSKSYMVKYDAQLSVLRAFKKKELELLIAKAGFTKFDIRWKWAFRFQVILWCD; encoded by the coding sequence ATGAGTCGTTTTTTGCAAAGATCAGCAGACCCTGAAATTATGGACGACCTGGAGTTCGAAGGGGAGGTTCTTGGTCAAACGTTAGATGAAATTGAATTTATAAATAAATGGTTAGGGGGTAATGCAGTAACGTTGGATGCTGTTAAAAGGGTTATTAAGGAAGGTAAGTTGCAAGCATCGGATAGTCCTATTACTATTTCTGATCTCGGATGCGGTGGAGGAGAAATGCTTTCACTCATTTATAAATGGGCACAGTCAAAAAGTATAAAAGTAAACCTTATTGGAATTGATGCTAACGACTATGTGGTGAATCATGCAGCAAAAAAAGTTCCTTTACATAACAGTATATCATTTAAAAAATTTAATGTGCTGGATAATGATTTCAGAAATGAATTATTTGATATAAGCACTTGTACACTATTTTGTCATCATTTTGAAGATGATGTTTTTGTAGATTTTTTAAAGCAATTGAGGAAACAAACGCGTGTTGCTATCATAATTAATGACATTCACAGGCATTGGTTTGCTTATTATTCCATAAAATACCTTACGGGGTTGTTCTCCAAGTCATATATGGTGAAATATGATGCTCAGCTTTCGGTGCTTAGAGCATTCAAGAAGAAAGAACTGGAACTTTTAATTGCCAAGGCAGGATTCACCAAATTCGATATCCGTTGGAAATGGGCGTTCCGTTTTCAGGTTATTTTGTGGTGTGATTAA
- a CDS encoding type III polyketide synthase: protein MKSFITAIGTANPAYGFPQLKIAEFMSDAVSMNEEERQRLFTLYRASGIKHRYSVLPDFGTAFEHSDFFRPGDKTAMPSVSERLALYRQEALPLSIVAIENCLDQLGSFPKDKITHLITVSCTGMYAPGLDLDIVQSLGLSHSVNRTCVNFMGCYAAFSGLKVADAICKADKNAVVLMVCVELCTIHYQKSMNWDHILSNAIFGDGAAAVIVQAERPKGLALSPELFYCELLPEGRKDMAWSIADFGFEMTLSSYVPSMIKSGIKELTKNLLSKLSYNVDEIDYFAIHPGGKKILEVIKDELEINKQKCQQSFDVLAEYGNMSSPSVLFVLKRIMQDLQDDFSSKRILSFAFGPGLTMESMILEVVPSEFTKALEDDKEFINIEAV from the coding sequence ATGAAAAGTTTCATTACAGCGATAGGTACTGCAAATCCTGCATACGGCTTCCCTCAGTTAAAAATTGCGGAGTTCATGTCGGATGCTGTTTCCATGAATGAAGAAGAAAGACAAAGGTTGTTTACCTTATATCGTGCATCTGGAATAAAACATAGATATTCTGTCTTGCCTGATTTTGGTACTGCATTTGAGCATTCTGATTTTTTCAGACCTGGAGATAAAACCGCAATGCCCTCTGTGTCTGAAAGGTTGGCTCTTTATAGGCAAGAGGCGCTGCCTTTGAGTATCGTTGCAATTGAGAATTGTCTTGATCAATTAGGATCTTTTCCCAAAGATAAGATAACTCATCTTATTACTGTTTCATGTACTGGCATGTATGCTCCAGGCCTCGATCTGGATATTGTTCAATCACTTGGATTATCTCATTCCGTGAATAGGACATGTGTTAATTTTATGGGATGTTATGCTGCATTTTCCGGATTGAAAGTTGCGGATGCTATCTGTAAAGCAGACAAAAATGCTGTTGTATTAATGGTTTGTGTTGAGCTTTGCACCATTCATTATCAGAAGAGTATGAATTGGGATCACATTCTGTCTAATGCAATATTCGGTGATGGAGCAGCAGCAGTGATTGTTCAGGCTGAAAGGCCAAAAGGGTTAGCATTGAGCCCTGAGTTATTTTATTGTGAATTGCTTCCTGAAGGCCGCAAAGACATGGCCTGGTCTATAGCTGACTTTGGTTTCGAAATGACTTTATCCTCTTATGTTCCTTCAATGATAAAAAGTGGAATAAAAGAATTAACCAAAAACCTTTTATCCAAGCTAAGTTACAATGTTGATGAAATAGATTATTTCGCCATTCATCCCGGAGGAAAGAAGATACTTGAAGTAATAAAGGATGAGCTGGAAATAAACAAGCAGAAGTGTCAGCAGAGTTTTGACGTGCTTGCTGAATATGGGAATATGTCTTCTCCATCTGTTCTGTTTGTTTTAAAAAGGATTATGCAGGATTTGCAAGATGATTTTTCCTCGAAAAGAATTTTATCATTTGCTTTTGGTCCAGGGCTTACAATGGAATCTATGATTTTGGAAGTTGTTCCATCAGAATTTACCAAAGCCCTTGAAGATGATAAGGAGTTTATCAATATAGAAGCAGTATGA
- a CDS encoding class I SAM-dependent methyltransferase has product MNNKVNKNHWETVYETKNPDQVSWTQEVPKTSLDFIHSFGLSKNAKIIDIGGGDSKLVDFLLDEGYENISVLDISKNALDKAKKRLGNKADKVNWIVSDITEFKPSSSYDVWHDRATFHFLTTKDKIVQYLEIAKQSVSGYMAIGTFSTDGPTKCSGLEIKQYDEQALISELEAGFDKMKCITEDHTTPFNTKQNFLFCSFKRRFN; this is encoded by the coding sequence ATGAACAACAAGGTTAATAAAAACCATTGGGAAACAGTTTATGAAACTAAAAACCCTGATCAGGTAAGTTGGACACAAGAAGTTCCCAAAACTTCATTGGATTTCATTCATTCATTTGGACTATCTAAGAATGCAAAAATTATTGATATTGGAGGGGGAGATAGTAAACTTGTGGATTTCCTGCTTGACGAAGGTTATGAAAACATAAGCGTACTTGATATTTCAAAAAATGCACTGGACAAAGCAAAAAAACGTCTGGGTAACAAAGCCGACAAAGTAAACTGGATTGTAAGCGATATTACAGAGTTTAAGCCTTCTTCAAGCTACGACGTCTGGCATGATAGAGCTACATTCCATTTCCTTACTACAAAAGATAAAATTGTCCAGTACCTGGAAATTGCGAAGCAAAGTGTATCCGGCTATATGGCTATAGGAACTTTTTCAACCGATGGACCAACAAAGTGCAGTGGACTTGAAATAAAACAGTATGATGAACAAGCATTGATATCAGAGCTTGAAGCTGGATTTGACAAAATGAAATGCATCACTGAGGATCATACTACTCCATTTAATACAAAGCAAAATTTCTTGTTTTGCAGCTTCAAAAGAAGGTTTAACTAA
- a CDS encoding TolC family protein gives MNKIKFFMLAVIWTASFLNAFSQDTLTLEKAIQTGLENNYSIIIARNNQKIAENSNTLGNAGFLPTVDLNFNNTGNLVNTHVEYQPPTPPRDANGLRPKSIAANALVNWTIFDGFNMFITKNKLQELEKAGQTKARTDIEVTVANIINTYYSIVQQQKMMYVIQEAISLSLQRLKLAQSMKSIGTGSEQAIYQAMVDANADSTRLLQQAALIRNAKADLNRLLAREITTAFEVRPEIPINSKLDYNDLSQKLESQNAMLLTSRANANIARYDIGTYRSQYLPIIGVFGGYNYSKTQNPVSPARLNRSNGLTYGVTASMNIFTGGITNLNVQNAKVLYQSSTSQYEDTKLSLKNDLYKYYNNYLTSIQLVNIQVGNVEVARKDLNIAVGRYKLGNINDIDLRITQQKLTDAENNLLSAQFTAKTAEIELQRLSGQLLNDLQ, from the coding sequence ATGAATAAAATTAAATTTTTTATGCTGGCTGTTATATGGACAGCCAGCTTTTTAAATGCTTTCTCTCAGGATACGCTTACACTTGAAAAAGCTATTCAAACAGGGCTTGAAAATAACTATTCCATTATAATAGCACGGAATAATCAGAAGATTGCCGAAAACAGTAATACCCTGGGGAATGCCGGATTTTTACCTACGGTTGACTTAAACTTTAACAATACCGGCAATCTTGTGAATACTCACGTAGAATATCAACCACCAACGCCTCCAAGGGATGCAAACGGCCTTAGACCCAAAAGCATCGCTGCCAATGCGCTTGTCAACTGGACCATTTTCGATGGGTTCAATATGTTTATTACAAAAAATAAACTTCAGGAACTTGAAAAAGCCGGACAAACAAAGGCTCGAACAGATATTGAAGTGACAGTTGCAAATATCATCAATACATATTACTCAATTGTCCAGCAGCAAAAGATGATGTATGTAATTCAGGAGGCGATAAGTCTTTCGCTTCAAAGATTAAAGCTGGCCCAAAGTATGAAGAGTATTGGTACTGGGTCTGAACAAGCTATTTATCAGGCAATGGTTGATGCAAATGCTGACAGTACAAGACTCCTGCAACAAGCAGCTCTTATCAGAAATGCCAAAGCAGATCTAAACAGGCTTCTTGCACGCGAAATCACCACTGCATTCGAAGTAAGACCAGAAATTCCAATTAATTCAAAACTTGATTATAATGATCTTTCCCAGAAGCTTGAGAGCCAGAATGCAATGTTATTGACCTCGAGAGCGAATGCCAATATTGCAAGATATGACATCGGGACTTATAGAAGTCAATATTTACCAATAATCGGTGTGTTTGGAGGATATAACTATTCAAAAACTCAAAACCCTGTGAGTCCTGCAAGGTTAAATAGATCAAATGGTTTAACATACGGAGTGACTGCAAGCATGAACATCTTCACTGGTGGAATCACTAATTTAAATGTCCAGAATGCAAAGGTTCTATACCAATCAAGTACTTCCCAATACGAAGACACCAAACTGTCTCTGAAGAATGACTTGTATAAATATTATAACAATTACCTCACAAGCATTCAACTGGTAAACATTCAGGTTGGAAACGTTGAAGTCGCGCGCAAAGATCTGAATATTGCGGTAGGAAGATATAAACTCGGTAATATAAATGACATAGATTTACGAATTACCCAGCAAAAACTTACCGATGCAGAAAACAACCTTCTTTCAGCCCAATTTACAGCAAAAACTGCCGAAATTGAGCTGCAAAGGTTAAGCGGCCAATTATTGAATGATCTTCAATAA
- a CDS encoding DUF1802 family protein, whose product MTPAFKEWSYIVEALGTGKQNIIIRKGGIHEEGSDFEIKTKKFLLFPTLFHQAKDLVKSDWFEGFDPDKFHKEQDKVRVEYFAEIADSRIITEWDTLVKLYPFHAWSEGIIKERFERWEKRAHLLIVQIYKLNEPQTIELLPEYGGCKSWVDLEGDFRLEGKPVINKMIR is encoded by the coding sequence ATGACTCCTGCATTTAAAGAATGGTCATATATTGTTGAAGCCTTGGGAACAGGGAAGCAGAACATCATCATCCGAAAAGGAGGTATACATGAAGAAGGTTCTGACTTTGAAATTAAGACAAAAAAATTCTTATTGTTTCCTACCCTTTTCCATCAGGCAAAAGACTTGGTAAAAAGTGACTGGTTCGAAGGTTTTGATCCGGATAAGTTTCATAAAGAACAAGATAAAGTAAGAGTTGAGTATTTTGCGGAGATTGCTGACAGCAGGATTATCACAGAGTGGGACACGCTTGTCAAGTTATATCCCTTTCATGCATGGAGCGAGGGAATCATCAAAGAACGATTTGAAAGATGGGAAAAAAGAGCGCATCTATTGATTGTTCAAATATACAAATTGAACGAACCGCAAACTATTGAATTACTGCCGGAATATGGAGGCTGCAAGTCTTGGGTAGACCTGGAGGGAGATTTCAGGTTGGAAGGAAAACCAGTAATAAATAAGATGATTCGTTAG
- a CDS encoding NAD(P)/FAD-dependent oxidoreductase — MKDILIIGGGLGGLITSICLADKGYNVLVIEKKEYPFHKVCGEYISNEVKPFLQSIGLNLADLCPSEISRLKVTSPLGAEVNMQLDLGGFGLSRYTLDRALYELAKSKGVSFLLKGQVEDVNFEGDSFNIKLQDGSEHYARIVVGSFGKRSNLDRQLNRKFFFKRSPYIGVKYHIRTEFPDDLIALHNFKDGYCGISKIEDNKYCLCYLSSRNNLKDHGNIDEMEKEVLFRNRHLKYIFENSDFLYKKPEVINEISFEKKEAVSNHLLFCGDAAGMISPLCGNGMAMAIHSAKILSELISIHFVKSSLDRQLLEAQYSSKWNELFSTRLFVGRQIQKLFGQDLMTELSIRFLNSAKPVSRQLIKMTHGKPF; from the coding sequence TTGAAAGATATTCTAATCATAGGAGGAGGGCTCGGTGGGCTCATTACTTCAATTTGCCTTGCAGATAAGGGATATAATGTTTTAGTGATAGAAAAGAAAGAATACCCCTTTCATAAGGTCTGTGGAGAATACATCTCTAATGAAGTAAAACCATTTTTACAGTCCATAGGATTGAATCTGGCAGATCTTTGTCCTTCTGAAATCAGCAGGCTTAAAGTTACTTCTCCGCTTGGTGCGGAAGTAAACATGCAACTTGATCTAGGCGGATTCGGGCTCAGTCGTTATACACTTGATCGCGCTTTATATGAACTTGCAAAATCAAAAGGAGTAAGTTTTCTTTTAAAAGGCCAGGTTGAAGATGTGAACTTTGAAGGCGATAGCTTCAATATAAAACTACAGGATGGCTCAGAGCATTATGCCCGCATCGTTGTTGGGAGTTTTGGAAAAAGATCAAACCTGGACAGGCAACTCAATCGCAAATTTTTCTTTAAAAGGTCTCCTTACATTGGAGTGAAATACCATATCAGAACTGAGTTCCCTGATGATCTGATCGCTTTGCACAACTTTAAAGATGGTTACTGTGGTATATCAAAAATTGAAGACAATAAATATTGCCTATGTTATTTGAGTTCAAGAAATAATCTGAAAGATCATGGGAACATTGATGAGATGGAGAAAGAGGTACTTTTCAGGAACAGGCATTTAAAGTACATTTTTGAGAATTCTGATTTTCTATATAAAAAGCCGGAAGTAATAAATGAAATAAGCTTCGAAAAGAAAGAAGCTGTATCCAATCATCTCTTGTTTTGCGGAGATGCAGCCGGCATGATCTCTCCTCTTTGTGGCAATGGAATGGCGATGGCTATTCATTCTGCAAAGATCCTTTCTGAGCTTATCTCGATACATTTTGTAAAGTCATCTTTAGACAGACAACTTTTGGAAGCTCAATATTCATCGAAGTGGAATGAATTGTTTTCAACCAGATTGTTTGTGGGGAGGCAAATACAAAAGTTATTCGGACAAGACCTGATGACAGAACTTTCTATAAGGTTCCTGAATAGTGCCAAACCCGTTTCCAGGCAACTTATAAAAATGACACATGGTAAGCCCTTCTAG
- a CDS encoding UbiA family prenyltransferase yields the protein MMIQKSTLIHLRIPFSIFLMPFFIFALSQSPNPNIPYLILSFIIIHLFFYPSSNGYNSYFDKDEESIGGIENPPPVSKELYYTSLLFEFIAIGLSFIIGWQFALMVFIVAMASKAYSHPSTRLKKYPIGGLLVVSFFQGIWTYLMSYLSINGLSYSDANFYDLILPASLCTMILLGSYPMTQVYQHNEDGRRGDQTFSRMLGIRGTFIWTGLVFTIGSGGFVYYFLSKNLLIALYAFPLFMLPTLVYFLTWFVKVLKDEKAANFKSTMTLNMLSSLGFIAFFIFLTVLNYI from the coding sequence ATGATGATTCAAAAATCAACATTAATACACTTGAGAATTCCCTTCTCAATTTTTTTGATGCCTTTCTTCATCTTTGCTTTAAGCCAGTCACCAAATCCCAATATACCTTATTTGATTCTTTCATTCATTATAATTCACCTCTTTTTTTATCCCTCGAGTAATGGCTATAACAGCTATTTTGACAAAGATGAAGAGAGTATTGGAGGCATTGAAAATCCACCTCCGGTTTCTAAAGAGTTGTATTATACATCCTTACTATTTGAGTTTATAGCTATTGGTCTTTCATTTATTATAGGATGGCAATTTGCCTTAATGGTCTTTATTGTCGCAATGGCAAGCAAAGCGTACAGCCACCCTTCAACAAGATTAAAGAAATATCCCATAGGTGGACTTCTTGTCGTTTCTTTCTTTCAAGGTATCTGGACTTATCTGATGTCTTATTTGTCAATTAATGGATTATCATATTCTGATGCCAATTTTTATGATCTCATTCTTCCTGCTTCACTTTGTACTATGATCCTTTTAGGATCATACCCTATGACGCAAGTATATCAACATAATGAAGATGGAAGAAGAGGAGATCAGACATTCAGCAGAATGCTTGGAATCAGAGGCACTTTCATCTGGACAGGATTGGTCTTTACAATTGGCTCAGGTGGGTTTGTGTATTATTTTCTTTCAAAAAATCTTCTGATAGCGCTTTACGCTTTCCCTTTATTTATGCTGCCTACATTGGTTTACTTTTTAACCTGGTTTGTAAAAGTCTTAAAGGATGAAAAAGCAGCAAACTTTAAATCAACCATGACACTGAATATGCTATCCTCACTAGGATTTATAGCTTTCTTTATTTTTCTGACTGTTCTTAACTATATCTAG
- a CDS encoding efflux RND transporter periplasmic adaptor subunit yields the protein MSIRTTIFPAIFILAIVWSCTSSGKKVKEIRGPKDTPPLSITGLILKPEEVDNKIEIIGTILSNEKVDLRSEVSGRVTGIHFKEDAKVSKGTLLVKIFDEELRAQYKKIKLQQELANREEDRKRKLLEIGGISQEEYDIASNQASTLNADLDLLSAQLRKTEVKAPFSGIIGLRYVSEGEIVSPTTVIASLQQIDPIKLEFDIPEKYGAFVKKGSDIKFTVTGSDKIYQGTVYASEPMVDVATRTLKVRARSSNEDFSLRPGSFIKIDLLLQKDAQAIMAPTQSIVPMQNGSKVFVYKQGYAISKNVKTGVRNDSAIQITDGLNAGDTLITSGIMQLKDSLKVNITLSK from the coding sequence ATGAGTATCAGAACCACCATATTTCCCGCTATTTTTATTTTGGCCATCGTCTGGTCATGCACATCCTCTGGCAAGAAGGTCAAAGAGATCCGTGGACCAAAAGATACACCACCTTTATCTATCACTGGCTTAATTCTAAAGCCTGAAGAGGTGGATAATAAAATAGAAATTATAGGAACTATACTTTCAAATGAAAAAGTAGATCTCAGAAGCGAAGTTTCCGGAAGAGTAACAGGCATCCATTTTAAAGAGGATGCAAAAGTTTCAAAAGGAACACTTCTTGTAAAAATCTTTGATGAAGAACTTAGAGCTCAATATAAAAAGATCAAGCTTCAACAAGAGCTAGCTAACAGAGAAGAGGACCGCAAGAGAAAGCTTCTAGAAATTGGCGGTATCAGTCAGGAAGAATATGACATTGCCAGCAACCAGGCAAGTACTTTGAATGCAGATCTTGACTTACTATCTGCTCAATTACGCAAAACGGAAGTTAAAGCACCATTCAGCGGCATCATCGGACTTCGATATGTAAGTGAAGGAGAAATCGTCTCTCCTACCACAGTCATAGCTTCTCTTCAGCAAATCGATCCGATAAAACTTGAATTTGACATCCCTGAAAAATACGGAGCCTTTGTAAAAAAAGGCTCAGATATAAAGTTTACTGTAACCGGATCTGACAAAATTTATCAAGGTACAGTATATGCTTCAGAACCTATGGTTGATGTGGCTACAAGAACTTTAAAAGTACGTGCCAGATCTTCCAATGAAGACTTCAGTCTGAGACCAGGATCATTTATTAAAATTGATCTCTTATTGCAAAAAGATGCTCAGGCTATTATGGCGCCTACGCAGTCTATTGTACCAATGCAAAACGGCTCAAAAGTATTTGTTTATAAACAAGGTTATGCAATTTCCAAAAATGTGAAAACTGGTGTGCGTAACGACTCTGCCATTCAAATTACCGATGGCCTGAATGCCGGAGACACTTTAATTACTTCAGGTATTATGCAATTAAAAGACAGCCTGAAGGTCAACATAACCTTATCAAAGTAA
- a CDS encoding efflux RND transporter permease subunit translates to MNISSVSINRPVLATVMSIVIVLFGLIGYKYLGVREFPSIDPPVITVKTSYTGANADIIESQITEPLEKSINGIAGIRSISSSSSTGTSSITVEFNLDADLETAANDVRDKVSQAVRFLPLDIDGPPVVTKADANSDAIIALTLQSNTRSQLEVSDYAENVVLERLQTIPGVSTVQIWGQKKYAMRIWMDPFKLASYQLTAADVWGALNKENVELPSGKIEGYATELSVRTMGRLTTEDEFNNLIIKNDGTRIIKLSDIGRATLGAENENTMLKESGIPMIGLGVVPQPGANYIEIANEFHKRFDQIKKDLPEDYKLDIALDNTRFIKTSILEVQETLIIAFVLVVIIIYLFFRDWLIAFRPLIDIPVSLIGAFFIMYVAGFSINILTLLAIVLATGLVVDDGIVVTENIYKKIEEGMDPLNAAHEGSKEIFFAVISTSITLAVVFLPIIFLEGFVGRLFREFGIVVAGAVLISAFVSLTLTPMLNVKLARKDHTKRTRFYEWSEPFFVGMTNAYSRSLGKFLNIRWVAIAILLGSLGTIWYIKGNLQSELAPLDDRSVLRVSATAPEGTSFDYMLNYMDNVSKFIKDSVPENKIAMTITAPGFSGSGGMNTGIFRIALTDPHDRDRSQQEIADYLSKNLKSFPSAKLFVVQEQTISGGGGAAKSGLPVQYVIQSSDFKKLSAVLPKFMEEVGKNPTFMGFDVNLKFNKPELIVKPDRERAKALGVSVSDIAQTLQLSFSGQRFGYFNMNGKQYQVIGQLDRANRDQPLNLSSLYVKNKDGVPVQMDNLVKIEETNSPPQLYHFNRYKSATVSAGLAPGKTIGDGIEAMDQISKKLLDDSFSTSLSGPSRDFAESSSNILFAFTLALVLIYLILSAQFESFIDPLVIMLTVPLALAGAFITLYAFGQTLNIFSQIGIIILIGLVTKNGILIVEFANHKIEEGLSVMDAAREAAAARLRPILMTSLATILGAVPIAFAIGAGAKSRIPMGLVIIGGLLFSLILTLYVIPAMYTFLSRKKKNKKKEVKEEPKKIEYSYE, encoded by the coding sequence ATGAATATTTCTTCAGTAAGTATAAACCGCCCGGTTCTGGCAACTGTGATGTCCATAGTAATTGTGCTATTCGGACTGATCGGCTATAAATATCTCGGAGTGCGGGAGTTTCCGTCCATTGACCCTCCTGTCATTACAGTAAAGACATCCTATACCGGTGCCAATGCTGATATTATAGAATCACAGATCACGGAACCTCTGGAAAAAAGTATCAACGGAATCGCCGGTATCAGATCCATCTCTTCTTCCAGCAGTACAGGGACAAGCAGTATCACTGTTGAATTTAACCTGGATGCAGACCTTGAAACCGCAGCGAATGACGTTCGAGATAAAGTTTCACAGGCTGTTCGTTTTCTTCCGTTAGATATCGATGGCCCTCCTGTTGTTACCAAAGCCGATGCCAACTCTGATGCAATCATTGCTCTTACCTTACAAAGCAATACCAGAAGCCAGCTAGAAGTGAGTGACTATGCAGAAAACGTAGTGCTTGAAAGACTACAGACAATACCTGGTGTTAGTACTGTGCAGATCTGGGGACAGAAGAAATATGCTATGCGTATCTGGATGGACCCATTCAAACTTGCTTCTTATCAATTGACTGCGGCCGATGTGTGGGGTGCTTTAAATAAAGAAAATGTAGAACTGCCAAGTGGTAAGATTGAAGGTTATGCTACCGAGCTTTCCGTAAGAACTATGGGAAGGCTTACAACAGAAGATGAATTCAACAATCTCATTATTAAAAACGATGGCACCAGAATTATAAAGCTGTCTGATATCGGAAGAGCTACTTTAGGTGCGGAGAATGAAAACACCATGCTGAAGGAATCTGGCATCCCAATGATTGGTCTTGGTGTAGTGCCTCAACCTGGAGCAAACTATATTGAAATTGCCAATGAGTTTCACAAGAGATTTGATCAGATAAAAAAAGATCTCCCTGAAGATTATAAGTTGGACATTGCGCTCGATAACACTAGATTTATTAAGACATCTATCCTCGAAGTTCAGGAAACTCTGATCATCGCATTCGTGCTTGTGGTTATCATCATCTATCTGTTCTTCCGCGACTGGCTGATCGCATTCCGACCATTGATAGATATTCCGGTTTCACTTATTGGTGCATTCTTTATCATGTATGTTGCAGGGTTTTCAATTAACATTCTTACACTCCTTGCAATAGTGCTTGCGACAGGTCTGGTAGTCGATGACGGTATAGTAGTCACGGAAAATATTTACAAAAAAATTGAAGAGGGCATGGATCCCTTAAATGCCGCTCATGAAGGTTCGAAAGAGATCTTCTTTGCGGTAATATCCACCTCCATTACCCTTGCAGTGGTGTTTCTTCCGATTATATTTCTTGAAGGCTTTGTAGGACGCTTATTCCGGGAATTCGGTATTGTGGTTGCGGGTGCGGTACTAATATCAGCATTTGTATCTCTTACACTTACGCCAATGCTGAATGTAAAACTGGCGAGAAAAGATCACACGAAGAGAACACGCTTTTATGAATGGTCCGAGCCATTCTTTGTAGGAATGACCAATGCGTACAGTCGCTCATTAGGAAAATTCCTGAATATAAGATGGGTTGCAATTGCCATACTTCTTGGCTCACTTGGTACCATCTGGTATATCAAAGGAAATCTTCAGTCCGAACTTGCACCCCTTGATGACAGAAGTGTACTAAGAGTTTCTGCAACAGCCCCTGAAGGTACTTCATTTGACTATATGCTTAATTACATGGACAATGTATCTAAGTTCATCAAAGATTCAGTACCTGAGAATAAAATTGCAATGACCATCACTGCACCGGGATTTTCAGGATCCGGTGGTATGAACACAGGCATTTTCAGAATAGCCTTGACAGACCCTCATGACAGGGACAGGTCACAGCAGGAAATTGCAGATTACTTATCTAAAAATCTGAAGTCCTTCCCTTCTGCAAAACTCTTCGTTGTGCAGGAACAGACAATCAGTGGAGGTGGTGGTGCTGCAAAATCAGGACTTCCAGTCCAGTATGTTATACAGTCATCTGACTTTAAAAAACTGTCAGCAGTACTTCCTAAGTTTATGGAAGAAGTAGGAAAAAATCCCACGTTCATGGGCTTTGATGTGAATCTAAAATTCAACAAGCCAGAGCTTATTGTAAAACCTGACAGAGAAAGAGCCAAAGCTCTGGGCGTTTCTGTGAGTGACATTGCCCAAACGCTTCAGTTATCATTTAGTGGACAGAGGTTTGGCTATTTTAATATGAATGGAAAACAATATCAGGTTATAGGTCAGCTCGATAGGGCTAATCGCGATCAACCATTGAACCTGAGCTCGCTTTATGTAAAAAACAAAGATGGAGTCCCGGTCCAGATGGACAACCTGGTGAAAATAGAGGAAACAAACAGTCCGCCACAACTTTATCACTTCAACAGATATAAATCTGCAACAGTATCTGCCGGACTTGCTCCTGGTAAAACAATTGGTGATGGAATTGAAGCTATGGATCAGATTTCCAAAAAATTGCTTGACGACTCTTTCAGCACCAGTCTGAGCGGACCATCGAGAGATTTTGCTGAGAGTTCATCCAATATTCTATTTGCATTTACATTAGCGCTTGTACTTATCTATCTGATATTGTCTGCTCAATTTGAAAGCTTTATAGATCCGCTGGTAATTATGTTAACCGTACCACTAGCACTTGCCGGAGCTTTTATAACTTTGTATGCGTTTGGCCAGACATTAAATATCTTCAGCCAGATTGGTATCATTATATTAATTGGTCTGGTTACGAAAAACGGAATTTTGATCGTGGAATTTGCGAACCACAAAATAGAAGAAGGATTATCTGTAATGGATGCAGCACGTGAAGCGGCAGCAGCACGTTTAAGACCAATTCTGATGACCAGCCTTGCAACTATTCTTGGAGCTGTTCCAATTGCATTTGCTATCGGAGCTGGTGCTAAAAGCCGTATACCGATGGGACTTGTAATTATCGGAGGATTATTGTTCTCTTTAATCCTTACCTTATATGTAATTCCGGCGATGTATACATTCTTATCCAGAAAGAAGAAGAATAAAAAGAAAGAAGTTAAAGAAGAGCCTAAAAAAATAGAATATTCATATGAATAA